A region of Lycium barbarum isolate Lr01 chromosome 3, ASM1917538v2, whole genome shotgun sequence DNA encodes the following proteins:
- the LOC132630227 gene encoding uncharacterized protein LOC132630227 isoform X1, translated as MAYDNSSTLEPKRSHQWFMDGVEPELFPNKKQAIEVPNHSSFSGLLSSNIAPWMNTPGFHSVPGQYAERHFDNESARSLSFDDSSVPSVGIGNMNMARKVMEDSFGSDSSFGLSISHTLEDPRSGLNFSGIRKVKVSQVKEAENFMPVSMADTYTRGISNAMSSNAMPTDHAFSKAEENCIAMGLSFNGGDDNLISLGDTFNREDNNFISMGQPFNKVDSNEISAGHSFKESNSLSMSHPFCKDENNITMLNQSFSRENDSTISVSHSFNDNNTAIAIGQQFSNDDSTITSIGQTLNKIGDNNPPMSHCYSKVNDNTLSVSQTYSKVENNNLSMSQSFGRGESNIISFGGFNDDDDINSSGRLICSYELLMSQSSGQQSDIVTGKQLVESNADTITSAAQMAGSKEVISKKEEQKATKKPPSNSFPSNVRSLLSTGMLDGVPVKYIAWSREKELCGIIKGSGYLCGCQSCNFSKAINAYEFERHAACKTKHPNNHIYFENGKTIYGIVQELRNTPQDLLFEVIQTITGSSINQKSFRIWKESFLAATRELQRIYGKDEVRRLS; from the exons ATGGCTTATGATAACTCTTCCACGCTTGAGCCCAAACGTTCCCATCAATGGTTCATGGATGGTGTCGAGCCTGAATTGTTTCCGAACAAGAAGCAAGCCATCGAAGTACCTAATCATAGTTCGTTCTCTGGACTTTTAAGTTCAAATATTGCTCCCTGGATGAACACTCCTGGTTTCCACTCAGTTCCAGGCCAATATGCAGAAAGGCACTTTGACAATGAAAGTGCAAGATCGCTCAGCTTTGATGACAGCAGTGTTCCATCTGTTGGCATAGGCAACATGAATATGGCTAGAAAGGTGATGGAAGATTCATTTGGAAGTGATTCCTCATTTGGTTTATCCATATCCCATACACTGGAGGATCCTAGATCAGGTCTTAACTTTAGTGGTATCAGAAAGGTCAAAGTCAGCCAGGTGAAGGAGGCTGAGAATTTCATGCCTGTGTCAATGGCTGATACCTATACCAGAGGGATCAGCAATGCAATGTCAAGCAATGCGATGCCAACAGATCATGCTTTTAGTAAGGCTGAGGAAAATTGCATAGCTATGGGACTCTCTTTCAATGGAGGTGATGATAATTTGATATCATTAGGTGACACATTTAATAGGGAGGATAACAACTTCATATCTATGGGTCAACCTTTTAACAAAGTGGATAGCAATGAAATATCAGCGGGTCATAGCTTCAAGGAGAGCAACTCACTGTCAATGAGTCACCCTTTTTGTAAAGATGAAAACAATATTACTATGCTGAATCAAAGTTTTAGTAGAGAGAATGATAGCACTATATCAGTGAGTCACTCATTCAATGACAACAATACTGCCATAGCAATTGGTCAGCAATTCAGTAATGATGATAGCACTATTACATCAATTGGCCAAACTCTTAATAAGATCGGTGACAACAATCCACCTATGAGCCACTGCTACAGCAAAGTCAATGACAATACACTATCAGTGAGTCAGACCTATAGCAAAGTTGAAAACAATAATTTGTCAATGAGCCAATCTTTTGGCAGGGGAGAAAGCAATATCATATCTTTTGGTGGATtcaatgacgatgatgatataaATTCTTCTGGAAGGCTGATTTGCAGTTATGAGTTATTAATGAGTCAGTCTTCGGGCCAACAATCGGATATTGTGACCGGAAAGCAACTGGTCGAGTCAAATGCCGATACAATTACAAGTGCTGCTCAAATGGCTGGCAGTAAGGAAGTTATTTCTAAAAAGGAGGAACAGAAAGCAACTAAAAAGCCTCCTTCGAACAGTTTCCCTTCAAATGTGAGAAGCTTGCTCTCAACTGGCATGTTAGATGGAGTACCTGTCAAGTATATAGCTTGGTCCAGAGAG AAGGAGCTCTGTGGTATTATAAAAGGCTCTGGTTACCTCTGTGGCTGTCAGTCATGTAATTTTTCCAAG GCAATTAATGCTTATGAGTTTGAGCGCCATGCTGCTTGTAAGACAAAACACCCTAATAATCATATATACTTTGAGAATGGGAAGACAATCTATGGGATTGTTCAGGAGCTCAGGAACACACCTCAGGATCTATTATTTGAAGTTATTCAGACAATTACTGGATCATCCATTAACCAAAAATCATTTCGCATCTGGAAAG AATCTTTTCTAGCTGCGACACGTGAACTTCAGCGTATATACGGGAAGGATGAGGTCAGACGACTGTCATAA
- the LOC132630227 gene encoding uncharacterized protein LOC132630227 isoform X2, with translation MAYDNSSTLEPKRSHQWFMDGVEPELFPNKKQAIEVPNHSSFSGLLSSNIAPWMNTPGFHSVPGQYAERHFDNESARSLSFDDSSVPSVGIGNMNMARKVMEDSFGSDSSFGLSISHTLEDPRSGLNFSGIRKVKVSQVKEAENFMPVSMADTYTRGISNAMSSNAMPTDHAFSKAEENCIAMGLSFNGGDDNLISLGDTFNREDNNFISMGQPFNKVDSNEISAGHSFKESNSLSMSHPFCKDENNITMLNQSFSRENDSTISVSHSFNDNNTAIAIGQQFSNDDSTITSIGQTLNKIGDNNPPMSHCYSKVNDNTLSVSQTYSKVENNNLSMSQSFGRGESNIISFGGFNDDDDINSSGRLICSYELLMSQSSGQQSDIVTGKQLVESNADTITSAAQMAGSKEVISKKEEQKATKKPPSNSFPSNVRSLLSTGMLDGVPVKYIAWSREELCGIIKGSGYLCGCQSCNFSKAINAYEFERHAACKTKHPNNHIYFENGKTIYGIVQELRNTPQDLLFEVIQTITGSSINQKSFRIWKESFLAATRELQRIYGKDEVRRLS, from the exons ATGGCTTATGATAACTCTTCCACGCTTGAGCCCAAACGTTCCCATCAATGGTTCATGGATGGTGTCGAGCCTGAATTGTTTCCGAACAAGAAGCAAGCCATCGAAGTACCTAATCATAGTTCGTTCTCTGGACTTTTAAGTTCAAATATTGCTCCCTGGATGAACACTCCTGGTTTCCACTCAGTTCCAGGCCAATATGCAGAAAGGCACTTTGACAATGAAAGTGCAAGATCGCTCAGCTTTGATGACAGCAGTGTTCCATCTGTTGGCATAGGCAACATGAATATGGCTAGAAAGGTGATGGAAGATTCATTTGGAAGTGATTCCTCATTTGGTTTATCCATATCCCATACACTGGAGGATCCTAGATCAGGTCTTAACTTTAGTGGTATCAGAAAGGTCAAAGTCAGCCAGGTGAAGGAGGCTGAGAATTTCATGCCTGTGTCAATGGCTGATACCTATACCAGAGGGATCAGCAATGCAATGTCAAGCAATGCGATGCCAACAGATCATGCTTTTAGTAAGGCTGAGGAAAATTGCATAGCTATGGGACTCTCTTTCAATGGAGGTGATGATAATTTGATATCATTAGGTGACACATTTAATAGGGAGGATAACAACTTCATATCTATGGGTCAACCTTTTAACAAAGTGGATAGCAATGAAATATCAGCGGGTCATAGCTTCAAGGAGAGCAACTCACTGTCAATGAGTCACCCTTTTTGTAAAGATGAAAACAATATTACTATGCTGAATCAAAGTTTTAGTAGAGAGAATGATAGCACTATATCAGTGAGTCACTCATTCAATGACAACAATACTGCCATAGCAATTGGTCAGCAATTCAGTAATGATGATAGCACTATTACATCAATTGGCCAAACTCTTAATAAGATCGGTGACAACAATCCACCTATGAGCCACTGCTACAGCAAAGTCAATGACAATACACTATCAGTGAGTCAGACCTATAGCAAAGTTGAAAACAATAATTTGTCAATGAGCCAATCTTTTGGCAGGGGAGAAAGCAATATCATATCTTTTGGTGGATtcaatgacgatgatgatataaATTCTTCTGGAAGGCTGATTTGCAGTTATGAGTTATTAATGAGTCAGTCTTCGGGCCAACAATCGGATATTGTGACCGGAAAGCAACTGGTCGAGTCAAATGCCGATACAATTACAAGTGCTGCTCAAATGGCTGGCAGTAAGGAAGTTATTTCTAAAAAGGAGGAACAGAAAGCAACTAAAAAGCCTCCTTCGAACAGTTTCCCTTCAAATGTGAGAAGCTTGCTCTCAACTGGCATGTTAGATGGAGTACCTGTCAAGTATATAGCTTGGTCCAGAGAG GAGCTCTGTGGTATTATAAAAGGCTCTGGTTACCTCTGTGGCTGTCAGTCATGTAATTTTTCCAAG GCAATTAATGCTTATGAGTTTGAGCGCCATGCTGCTTGTAAGACAAAACACCCTAATAATCATATATACTTTGAGAATGGGAAGACAATCTATGGGATTGTTCAGGAGCTCAGGAACACACCTCAGGATCTATTATTTGAAGTTATTCAGACAATTACTGGATCATCCATTAACCAAAAATCATTTCGCATCTGGAAAG AATCTTTTCTAGCTGCGACACGTGAACTTCAGCGTATATACGGGAAGGATGAGGTCAGACGACTGTCATAA